In Tachysurus vachellii isolate PV-2020 chromosome 10, HZAU_Pvac_v1, whole genome shotgun sequence, the following proteins share a genomic window:
- the ccr6b gene encoding C-C chemokine receptor type 6 — translation MDEQTTLSDGLSTMLEDYSYIDDMDDGELCDIKSNYKHEVTYQIYSIICALGLLGNILVLVTYAFYKKAKTMTDIYLVNVAVADLLFVLALPLIIYNEQYNWVMGTWACKVLRGSYSINLFSSLLLLACISGDRYVAIVKARRSFGIRSRAQIYSRFICTIIWLFALLLSMPTFIYSNLGEEYANKTIEIECSLTFESTDTAHLMKVLLPSMQVSVGFFIPLLVMGFCYCNVIYTLLRAQNYQRHKALRVILAVVLVFIVCHLPYNVILLMHTTRLFKQRDCDTEQKIHLALSVTRSLAYLHCCLNPILYAFIGVNFRNHFSKILEDLWCLGKKYFSSRPSSQQTSEMYIPAQKSIAAANPSSFTM, via the exons atggatgaaCAGACCACATTATCAGATGG GCTGTCTACAATGCTGGAGGATTATAGCTATATTGACGACATGGACGATGGTGAATTGTGTGACATTAAAAGCAACTATAAACATGAGGTGACATACCAAATTTACTCCATCATTTGTGCACTTGGTCTCCTGGGCAATATTCTAGTCCTTGTCACATATGCATTTTATAAAAAAGCCAAGACCATGACAGATATCTATCTAGTAAACGTGGCCGTGGCAGACCTCCTGTTTGTCCTTGCCTTGCCTCTGATCATATATAATGAGCAGTATAACTGGGTCATGGGTACCTGGGCTTGTAAGGTACTACGAGGGAGCTACAGTATAAACCTTTTCAGCAGTTTGCTACTGTTGGCTTGTATCAGTGGAGACCGTTATGTTGCCATCGTTAAAGCACGACGTTCGTTTGGAATTCGCTCAAGAGCCCAGATATACAGCCGTTTTATCTGCACAATAATATGGCTGTTTGCTCTTCTGTTATCCATGCCAACGTTCATATACTCCAATCTAGGAGAGGAGTATGCTAATAAAACGATAGAAATTGAGTGTAGCTTGACCTTTGAGTCTACTGATACAGCACATCTGATGAAAGTCCTCCTACCTAGCATGCAGGTATCTGTGGGCTTCTTCATCCCTCTGCTGGTGATGGGCTTCTGCTACTGCAACGTTATTTACACTCTACTCAGGGCACAAAATTACCAAAGGCACAAGGCATTGCGTGTGATTCTGGCTGTAGTTCTGGTGTTCATTGTCTGCCACTTGCCCTATAATGTCATCCTCTTGATGCACACGACTCGGCTGTTCAAACAGAGAGACTGCGACACGGAACAGAAAATCCACTTGGCTTTGTCTGTGACTAGAAGTTTGGCGTATCTCCACTGCTGCCTCAATCCTATCCTTTACGCATTCATTGGGGTCAATTTCAGGAATCATTTCAGCAAGATTCTTGAGGATTTGTGGTGCTTAGGGAAAAAGTACTTCTCTTCCAGACCATCCTCACAGCAGACTTCAGAAATGTACATTCCAGCACAAAAGTCCATCGCTGCAGCAAATCCCTCCTCCTTTACAATGTGA
- the atp6v1c2 gene encoding LOW QUALITY PROTEIN: V-type proton ATPase subunit C 1-A (The sequence of the model RefSeq protein was modified relative to this genomic sequence to represent the inferred CDS: substituted 1 base at 1 genomic stop codon) — translation MAEFWLISVPLDKVSSQSLEKLKRATVKASLGSYFRFHIPELKVGTLDVLLSVSDDLSRLDSYTEDVMRKTSQCMAEHMEHCGDKFMENVLSNGVDLTSYMTKFQWDRAKYPTALALKPLTDLIFKQVAQVETEMKSRNAAYSDVKLSLRSLQDKNEGSLHTRSLTGIVKKEDLVLNSEYLTTLLVVVPRLVCXQWENTYESMSEFVVPRSSRKLLEEDDAGIFTVTLFKNVVSEFKANAKKHKFAVRDFSLEDVERQQQEMSRLSSDKKEQYGIFVRWLKVNFKEVFVAWIHIKALRVFVESVLRYGLPVSFQTLLLQPQKKQVKRLREELNSVFTHLDPMTVTGKQEVGLDIAEVNIGQQEYYSYIYYPISINLVDSS, via the exons ATGGCAGAGTTTTGGCTGATTTCAGTTCCACTGGACAAAGTCAGTTCACAGTCTTTGGAAAAGCTTAAAAGGGCCACAGTCAAAGCCAGCCTGGGAAGCTACTTCAGATTTCACATCCCAGAGCTGAAG GTAGGCACACTGGATGTGTTGCTCAGCGTGTCCGACGATCTCTCCAGACTTGACTCCTACACAGAAGA TGTAATGCGAAAAACATCGCAGTGTATGGCTGAGCACATGGAGCACTGCGGTGACAAGTTCATGGAGAACGTTCTGTCTAATGGAG TGGATCTGACCTCATATATGACAAAGTTTCAGTGGGACAGAGCCAAGTATCCCACTGCCCTGGCGCTTAAACCTCTCACTGATCTTATCTTCAAG CAAGTGGCCCAGGTCGAGACGGAGATGAAGTCTCGTAATGCTGCATACAGTGATGTAAAACTCAGTCTGCGATCGCTTCAGGATAAAAACGA GGGAAGTCTGCACACCAGATCTTTGACTGGCATTGTGAAAAAGGAGGATTTGGTTCTGAACTCTGAGTATCTCACCACTTTACTAGTTGTGGTTCCCAggttagtgtgtta GCAGTGGGAAAACACTTATGAATCCATGTCAGAGTTTGTGGTTCCTCGCTCCAGCAG GAAATTGCTAGAGGAAGATGATGCTGGGATTTTCACTGTGACGCTATTTAAGAATGTCGTCAGCGAATTCAAAGCCAATGCCAAAAAGCATAA ATTTGCAGTGCGGGACTTCAGCTTAGAAGATGTAGAGAGGCAACAACAGGAGATGAGCCGCCTCAGCAGTGATAAGAAAGAACAGTAT GGAATATTTGTGCGCTGGCTGAAAGTGAATTTTAAGGAAGTATTTGTGGCCTGGATCCACATTAAGGCCCTTAGAGTGTTTGTTGAGTCAGTCCTCAG GTATGGCCTGCCAGTCAGTTTCCAGACTCTCCTGCTCCAGCCACAGAAGAAGCAGGTAAAACGGCTACGAGAGGAGCTCAACTCTGTATTCACACATCTGGACCCCATGACTGTGActggaaaacaggaa GTGGGACTTGACATTGCAGAGGTTAACATAGGACAGCAGGAATACTACTCCTACATCTATTACCCAATCAGCATTAACTTAGTGGACTCCAGCTAG